The Candidatus Binatia bacterium genome has a window encoding:
- the tsaD gene encoding tRNA N6-adenosine threonylcarbamoyltransferase: protein MRILAIESSCDDTSTAVLDDGVVRANIVLSQDEVHRPYGGVVPELASRSHMRAILPLLDKALAQADTTLEEIDAVVATYGPGLVGSLLVGLNTAKAVAFARNLPFLGVNHLEGHLLSPLIEADLEFPYVGLLVSGGHTSLYLAEDFGRYVHLGSTRDDAAGEAFDKVAKVMGLGFPGGKVIDDLARRGDPTAIAFPRARLKTRGNGTRFDFSFSGIKTAVALWVQEHPLDSDQARADLAASFQEAVVDMLLETSFAALDAVACRRLAIAGGVSANSRLRARAAAFAEERNVQVVIPPMRYCTDNAAMIGYAGWQRLCRGEQHSFDLNAFADLPL from the coding sequence ATGCGAATCCTCGCGATCGAAAGCTCCTGCGACGACACATCCACGGCCGTGCTCGACGACGGCGTAGTGCGCGCCAATATCGTCCTGTCGCAAGACGAGGTCCATCGCCCGTATGGCGGGGTCGTGCCCGAGCTTGCCTCGCGCTCGCACATGCGCGCGATCTTGCCGCTGTTGGACAAGGCCTTGGCCCAAGCCGACACCACCTTGGAGGAAATCGATGCCGTCGTGGCCACCTACGGACCTGGGCTGGTGGGCTCGTTGCTCGTCGGGCTCAACACCGCCAAGGCGGTTGCTTTTGCCCGAAACTTGCCGTTTCTCGGAGTGAATCACCTGGAAGGTCACTTACTTTCCCCGTTGATCGAGGCGGATCTGGAGTTCCCGTACGTGGGCCTTTTGGTCAGTGGGGGACACACCAGCCTTTATCTGGCAGAAGATTTCGGCCGCTACGTTCACCTCGGCAGCACGCGCGACGATGCCGCCGGTGAGGCGTTCGATAAGGTCGCCAAAGTGATGGGGCTGGGTTTTCCGGGCGGCAAGGTGATTGACGACCTCGCACGCCGGGGAGACCCGACGGCGATCGCGTTTCCACGGGCCCGCCTCAAAACCCGCGGCAACGGTACGCGTTTCGACTTCAGTTTTAGCGGGATCAAAACCGCCGTGGCTCTTTGGGTGCAGGAACACCCCTTGGACAGCGACCAGGCCCGCGCAGACTTGGCCGCCAGCTTCCAGGAGGCGGTCGTGGACATGCTTCTGGAGACGAGTTTTGCCGCACTGGATGCCGTGGCCTGCCGCCGACTGGCCATCGCCGGCGGCGTCTCGGCGAACTCGCGGCTGCGGGCGCGAGCTGCTGCATTCGCCGAGGAGCGCAACGTACAAGTCGTCATCCCGCCGATGCGTTACTGCACGGACAATGCGGCCATGATTGGATACGCCGGCTGGCAGCGCTTGTGCCGCGGCGAACAGCACAGTTTCGATCTCAATGCCTTTGCCGATCTACCACTGTGA
- a CDS encoding RND transporter has translation MSLLLCAVFSTGLLGWSPRVAAEQPNPEPTPRRTPLSLSDCIRSALASDPDLQAASAEIAAAQARLAQAELGRLGEAEYRQILGFVPEAKGDILDPPKQNRNAVFRNLGPFTQLEVMFHFPLWTFGKLRAALDAAQQGLAAQHAAGEVKRAEIVLNVKRLYYGVLLADQLARVLADMRDNMDKAIRKVQERLAKGSTAVTEIDLLKLQAGRAKLARGYAEVDASATLARKALARAIGGDVSSEVELAERRLEPVALELEPVGSYVEEARRSRPEAAQISHGLAAQAAKVEMQRAELFPTLFLSTGFQYALAPNRTTQRNPFAAEDFNYSRPVGVLGIRWELDVWRKQAKVAEAEADLAKLQAQHRSAMTGLELEVHRAYAQVVQTREAVSAATDGRKAGRALLVATVSNFDLGIGEAEELFKGLGTYTEASTDYFRAVHDFNVAVAELSRAVGKELLPLEY, from the coding sequence GTGTCGCTTCTCCTGTGCGCCGTTTTCTCCACCGGATTGCTCGGTTGGTCGCCCCGCGTTGCAGCCGAGCAACCCAACCCCGAGCCCACGCCCCGGCGCACGCCTTTGAGCCTCAGCGACTGCATCCGCTCCGCCCTCGCAAGCGACCCGGACTTGCAAGCCGCCTCCGCAGAAATTGCCGCGGCTCAGGCGCGCCTCGCACAAGCCGAACTCGGCCGGCTCGGGGAGGCCGAGTACCGGCAAATACTCGGCTTCGTTCCCGAAGCCAAAGGAGATATCCTCGATCCACCCAAGCAAAACCGCAACGCGGTGTTTCGCAACCTCGGGCCGTTCACCCAGCTCGAAGTCATGTTCCACTTCCCGCTGTGGACCTTCGGCAAACTGCGCGCCGCCTTGGATGCCGCCCAGCAAGGTCTGGCCGCCCAACATGCCGCTGGCGAAGTCAAGCGCGCGGAAATCGTGCTCAACGTGAAACGCCTGTACTACGGCGTGCTCCTGGCCGACCAACTCGCGCGCGTGCTGGCGGATATGCGGGACAACATGGACAAAGCAATCCGCAAGGTGCAAGAACGTTTGGCCAAGGGATCTACGGCGGTCACCGAAATTGACTTGCTCAAACTCCAGGCCGGAAGAGCCAAGCTCGCCCGCGGGTACGCCGAGGTCGACGCCTCGGCCACCTTGGCGCGCAAAGCCCTCGCGCGTGCCATCGGTGGAGACGTGAGCTCCGAGGTCGAACTCGCCGAGCGCAGGCTCGAGCCTGTCGCCCTCGAGCTCGAACCTGTGGGTTCCTACGTCGAAGAAGCGCGCCGATCGCGTCCCGAGGCGGCCCAAATCAGCCATGGCCTGGCGGCTCAGGCCGCCAAAGTGGAGATGCAGCGAGCGGAACTTTTTCCGACTTTGTTTCTGAGCACGGGCTTCCAATACGCACTGGCCCCCAATCGCACGACCCAACGCAATCCATTTGCGGCCGAGGATTTCAACTACTCCCGCCCTGTCGGCGTGCTCGGCATCCGCTGGGAGCTCGACGTGTGGCGCAAACAAGCCAAGGTCGCCGAGGCCGAAGCGGACCTGGCCAAACTCCAGGCCCAACACCGCAGCGCGATGACCGGGCTCGAGCTCGAGGTGCACCGTGCATACGCGCAAGTGGTTCAAACGCGCGAGGCGGTGTCGGCTGCAACCGATGGCCGCAAGGCTGGTCGCGCGCTGCTGGTGGCGACTGTCAGCAATTTCGACTTGGGAATTGGCGAAGCCGAAGAGCTGTTCAAAGGCCTCGGAACGTACACGGAAGCGAGCACGGACTATTTCCGCGCGGTTCATGATTTCAATGTGGCCGTGGCCGAACTGAGTCGTGCGGTGGGCAAGGAACTCCTGCCGCTGGAGTATTGA
- a CDS encoding ABC transporter ATP-binding protein: MCLHGMVRGSVRPQNDPKVRVVFFSRGRLPVSIALFSRSGFCLNHAHFVETMGSVRSLAPLAPSLDSAVSKSDREGVAAELRANVRELALRVEGLRKTYGALVAVQDLSFEIAQGEVFGLLGPNGAGKTTTISMIATQLRPTSGDALVFGHSVCRDTWRVRELIGLVPQEVSLYPQLTARENVKFFGRMYGVPEKTLAHRVQELLEFVGLENRQSEPVQEFSGGMKRRLNLAVSLVHDPRLVLLDEPTVGVDPHSREKIFSIVRALREQGKAILYTTHYMEEAERLCDRIGIMDEGRIIAMGPLVELLNNAGCSEVIDIRGLPEGFDCEALRRIPGACRLEQSQVGLRLFVSRAVHALGPLHRCLEPYADRVTIEIAPLSLENLFLQLTGKELRD, from the coding sequence GTGTGCCTGCACGGTATGGTGCGCGGCTCGGTACGCCCGCAAAACGACCCAAAGGTCCGCGTGGTGTTTTTCTCTCGTGGTCGATTGCCTGTGAGCATAGCCCTTTTCTCCCGGTCAGGATTCTGCTTGAACCATGCGCACTTCGTGGAAACAATGGGAAGCGTTCGCTCTTTGGCCCCGCTGGCTCCGTCGCTGGACTCTGCAGTGTCCAAAAGTGATCGCGAAGGAGTGGCGGCGGAGTTGCGCGCCAACGTGCGGGAACTCGCCTTGCGTGTGGAGGGGCTGCGAAAAACCTACGGCGCCCTGGTGGCAGTGCAGGATCTGAGTTTCGAGATCGCCCAGGGGGAGGTGTTTGGCTTACTGGGTCCGAACGGCGCCGGAAAAACCACCACCATCTCCATGATTGCCACGCAACTACGCCCTACGTCCGGAGATGCCTTGGTGTTCGGTCACTCGGTGTGCCGCGATACTTGGCGGGTGCGCGAATTGATTGGGCTGGTACCGCAAGAGGTGTCTCTGTACCCGCAACTCACGGCGCGGGAAAACGTCAAATTCTTTGGGCGCATGTATGGCGTGCCGGAGAAAACTCTGGCGCACAGGGTGCAGGAACTATTGGAGTTCGTCGGGCTGGAAAACCGCCAGAGCGAGCCGGTGCAAGAATTTTCGGGCGGGATGAAACGGCGGCTCAATCTGGCGGTTAGCTTGGTTCACGACCCTCGGCTGGTTTTATTGGATGAACCGACGGTGGGGGTGGACCCGCACTCGCGCGAGAAAATTTTTTCCATCGTGCGAGCTTTGCGCGAGCAAGGCAAAGCGATTCTGTATACGACCCACTACATGGAAGAAGCCGAGCGGTTGTGCGATCGCATCGGCATCATGGACGAGGGCCGGATCATCGCGATGGGCCCGCTGGTGGAACTACTGAACAACGCAGGATGCTCGGAAGTCATCGATATTCGAGGCTTGCCCGAGGGCTTCGACTGCGAGGCGCTACGGAGGATCCCAGGTGCGTGCCGGTTGGAGCAATCGCAAGTCGGGTTGCGCTTGTTCGTGAGTCGAGCAGTGCATGCACTGGGCCCATTGCACCGGTGCTTGGAGCCGTATGCCGATCGGGTCACGATCGAGATTGCCCCTCTGAGCTTGGAGAATTTGTTCTTGCAACTCACGGGCAAGGAGTTGCGGGATTGA
- a CDS encoding LLM class F420-dependent oxidoreductase — protein sequence MYYGVMMFPTDYAIRPDELAREAEDRGFESLFFPEHTHIPTSRRTPWPGGGELPQEYWHTHDPFVALSAAAAVTRRLKVGTGICLVIQRDTITLAKEVASLDFLSGGRFIFGIGGGWNVEEMANHGTEFRTRWRKLREQVAALKKIWTEDEPEFHGEFVNFDPIWSWPKPVQKPHPPILLGGHSQQVLRRVVDYCDGWLPLGVRGTAVIRQIEELRRIAEEKVRDPRTISISVYSVPADPKVIEAFQAAHVERVIFGLPPAGRDEVLAILDRYAKLIA from the coding sequence ATGTATTACGGCGTGATGATGTTCCCAACGGATTATGCAATTCGCCCCGACGAGCTTGCACGCGAAGCGGAAGACAGGGGCTTCGAATCGTTGTTTTTCCCGGAGCATACGCACATTCCCACCAGCCGCCGCACACCTTGGCCGGGCGGAGGAGAGTTGCCGCAAGAGTATTGGCACACCCACGACCCGTTTGTGGCGTTGTCGGCGGCGGCTGCCGTGACACGACGCCTCAAGGTGGGCACGGGCATCTGCTTGGTGATTCAGCGCGACACGATCACCCTGGCAAAAGAGGTAGCTTCGCTCGATTTCCTCTCCGGAGGGCGGTTTATCTTTGGCATTGGTGGCGGGTGGAACGTGGAGGAGATGGCCAACCACGGCACCGAGTTTCGTACCCGTTGGAGAAAGCTACGCGAACAGGTCGCGGCGCTGAAAAAAATCTGGACCGAAGACGAGCCCGAGTTTCACGGGGAGTTCGTAAATTTCGACCCCATCTGGTCTTGGCCGAAGCCCGTGCAAAAGCCGCACCCGCCCATCTTGCTGGGCGGTCATTCGCAGCAGGTACTGCGCCGGGTTGTGGATTACTGCGATGGCTGGCTGCCTCTCGGAGTGCGAGGTACCGCGGTGATTCGGCAAATCGAGGAGCTCCGCCGTATCGCCGAGGAAAAAGTTCGCGATCCACGAACGATCTCGATCAGCGTCTACTCCGTTCCGGCCGATCCGAAAGTGATCGAGGCCTTTCAGGCTGCCCACGTGGAGAGAGTCATCTTCGGTTTGCCGCCGGCAGGGCGAGACGAAGTGCTTGCCATCCTCGACCGCTACGCCAAGCTCATTGCCTGA